One window of the Thunnus albacares chromosome 3, fThuAlb1.1, whole genome shotgun sequence genome contains the following:
- the LOC122978788 gene encoding retinoic acid receptor RXR-beta-like, translating into MGSAPQTAKGTKEGPSPPPPHSSPPPLRSPILQGADSSKIRKPASPPPAQPHFPVITTTTKGQVSREERNGYSWAKFTSNTRGSK; encoded by the exons ATGGGTTCTGCTCCACAGACAGCCAAGGGGACCAAGGAAGGGCCCTCCCCGCCTCCTCCTCATtcctcccctccacccctcAGATCTCCAATCCTCCAAGGAGCTGACAGCTCAAAGATCCGCAAGCCTGCGTCTCCTCCACCTGCACAACCTCATTTCCCcgtcataacaacaacaacaaag GGCCAGGTTAGCAGAGAAGAAAGGAACGGTTATTCCTGGGCTAAGTTCACATCAAACACAAGGGGCTCCAAGTGA